In Asterias amurensis chromosome 4, ASM3211899v1, one genomic interval encodes:
- the LOC139936222 gene encoding methyltransferase-like protein 27, translating to MATMPEDSGTVKDYHCYKKLIFSFPGGGKDLFKVYDDWADNYESDSTSHGYVAPTKLADIASDIIGDKSARILDAASGTGMIGAELKLRGFTCIDALDPSQRSLDKSKTRQAYTNYICDTLDDHKTEIQNDVYDAVLMCGSFGLCGHVTDSCFPELIRITKPGGFIMFTVSTQVLDEWQDRLDASFTSFTQQGLWQLVEKRWCQYGYYGTQKLQAIVPVLKIT from the exons ATGGCAACAATGCCAGAAGATTCGGGAACAGTGAAGGACTATCATTGTtataaaaaacttatttttagtTTCCCTGGTGGAGGAAAGGATCTTTTCAAGGTTTACGATGACTGGGCAGACAACTATGAGTCG GATTCGACAAGTCATGGCTACGTTGCCCCAACGAAACTGGCAGATATTGCATCTGATATCATTGGTGATAAATCAGCCAGAATCTTGGATGCAGCATCTGGCACTGGGATGATAGGAGCCGAG TTAAAACTGCGAGGTTTTACCTGCATCGACGCCTTAGATCCGTCTCAGCGTTCCTTAGATAAAAGTAAGACACGCCAGGCTTATACGAATTATATCTGTGATACTCTCGACGATCATAAGACTGAGATTCAAAACG ATGTCTACGATGCTGTATTGATGTGCGGATCTTTTGGACTCTGTGGTCATGTGACCGATTCGTGCTTTCCTGAGCTAATCCGCATCACAAAACCAG GGGGTTTCATCATGTTCACAGTTAGCACCCAGGTACTAGATGAATGGCAAGACAGACTTGATGCCTCCTTTACGTCATTTACTCAACAGGGTCTATGGCAACTTGTAGAGAAACGCTGGTGTCAATACGGATATTATGGCACGCAGAAACTACAAGCAATAGTACCCGTTCTCAAGATCACATAG
- the LOC139936223 gene encoding mitochondrial import inner membrane translocase subunit Tim8 B-like → MSFDNSAFGGGAEGAGGDAELKAFLEIEGQKAKFQNQVHTFTDVCWDKCVEKPSNKLDSKTETCLVNCVERFIDSTLTMTNRFQQLISKQAGH, encoded by the exons ATGTCGTTTGATAACTCTGCATTTGGTGGAGGAGCAGAAGGGGCAGGCGGTGATGCCGAATTGAAAGCCTTTCTGGAAATCGAAGGTCAAAAAGCCAAATTCCAG AATCAAGTGCACACATTTACTGACGTTTGCTGGGACAAATGTGTAGAGAAGCCCAGCAACAAGCTTGACAGCAAGACAGAAACCTGCCTGGTCAACTGTGTAGAGAGATTTATCGATTCAACGCTAACGATGACTAATAGATTTCAACAACTCATCAGTAAGCAAGCAGGACATTAA